Proteins from one Microbacterium hatanonis genomic window:
- a CDS encoding FAD-dependent oxidoreductase, which translates to MIHRSLHAPLLVVGGGLGGVAAALTAARLGTAVVLTESSDWLGGQLTSQAVPPDEHEWIETHRISPSYSELRERIRDHYRREYPLRDGVRDLVNLNPGAGFVSRLCHEPRVGHLAIREMLSRWEASGLLTVLTEHDPIAVHRDGDRIVAVTLHDRRSGLDVTVAAERVVDATELGDLIELGGFASVVGAEGADETGELHAPAVADPTDQQAVTWCAALELRPGESHVIDRPDGYSRWRDTVPAFWPGSQLSWTDVEPISLDVRERPMFLGSPEAAIDSEDRDLWHYRRILSRAAMAPGWPGNDVTLVNWPQVDYWDRPLVGVEPTERSVARAEARELTTSFIYWMQTEAPRSDGGTGYPELKPRGDVVGTADGLAKDVYVRESRRIRALFTVTEQHIGRDMRGDESGSELFRDSVGIGYYRIDLHPSTAGRSYVDVDCFPFQIPLGALIPRDGDNLIAGCKNIGTTHITNGAYRLHPVEWSIGEAAGALAVMSLDRRVPPAEIWHDHALTRELQSILSERLGIALAWSDDIRTRGSKSEAVRIPTPR; encoded by the coding sequence GTGATCCATCGATCGCTTCACGCCCCTCTCCTCGTCGTCGGGGGAGGTCTGGGCGGCGTCGCCGCCGCGCTCACGGCCGCGCGCCTGGGCACCGCCGTCGTGCTGACCGAGTCGAGCGACTGGCTGGGGGGTCAGCTGACCTCCCAGGCCGTGCCGCCCGACGAGCACGAGTGGATCGAGACGCACCGCATCTCGCCGAGCTACTCGGAGCTGCGCGAACGCATCCGCGATCACTACCGCCGCGAGTACCCCCTCCGCGACGGGGTGCGCGACCTCGTGAACCTGAACCCCGGCGCCGGGTTCGTCTCGCGGCTGTGTCACGAGCCGCGGGTGGGTCACCTGGCGATCCGCGAGATGCTGTCGCGCTGGGAAGCATCCGGTCTGCTCACCGTCCTGACCGAGCACGACCCGATCGCGGTGCATCGCGACGGCGACCGCATCGTCGCCGTCACCCTCCACGACCGACGGAGCGGCCTCGACGTCACCGTCGCGGCGGAGCGGGTCGTGGACGCGACGGAGCTCGGCGATCTGATCGAGCTGGGCGGATTCGCCTCGGTCGTCGGGGCCGAGGGGGCCGACGAGACCGGCGAGCTCCACGCCCCGGCCGTCGCCGACCCGACCGACCAGCAAGCGGTGACCTGGTGCGCGGCGCTCGAACTGCGCCCAGGCGAGTCGCACGTCATCGACCGCCCCGACGGGTACTCCCGCTGGCGCGATACGGTTCCGGCCTTCTGGCCGGGGTCGCAGTTGTCGTGGACCGACGTGGAGCCCATCTCGCTCGACGTCAGAGAGCGCCCGATGTTCCTCGGTTCCCCCGAGGCCGCGATCGACAGCGAGGACCGCGATCTCTGGCACTACCGCCGGATCCTCTCGCGGGCGGCGATGGCGCCCGGCTGGCCCGGGAACGACGTGACCCTCGTGAACTGGCCGCAGGTCGACTACTGGGACCGCCCGCTGGTCGGAGTGGAACCGACGGAGCGCTCCGTCGCGCGCGCCGAGGCGCGTGAACTGACCACGTCGTTCATCTACTGGATGCAGACCGAGGCGCCGCGGTCCGACGGGGGCACGGGGTACCCGGAGCTGAAGCCGCGCGGCGATGTGGTCGGCACGGCCGACGGTCTGGCCAAGGACGTCTACGTGAGGGAGTCCCGCCGCATCCGCGCACTCTTCACCGTCACCGAGCAGCACATCGGCCGCGACATGCGCGGCGACGAGAGCGGGTCGGAGCTCTTCCGGGACTCCGTCGGCATCGGCTACTACCGCATCGACCTGCATCCCTCCACGGCCGGCCGGTCTTACGTCGACGTCGACTGCTTCCCCTTCCAGATCCCGTTGGGGGCGTTGATCCCGCGCGACGGCGACAACCTCATCGCCGGGTGCAAGAACATCGGCACGACCCACATCACGAACGGCGCCTACCGGCTGCACCCCGTGGAGTGGTCGATCGGCGAGGCGGCCGGAGCGCTCGCCGTCATGAGTCTGGATCGTCGCGTGCCGCCGGCGGAGATCTGGCACGACCACGCCCTCACGAGGGAACTGCAGAGCATCCTCTCGGAGAGGCTGGGGATCGCACTCGCGTGGAGCGACGATATCCGCACCAGGGGTTCCAAGAGCGAGGCGGTGCGCATCCCGACGCCCCGGTGA
- a CDS encoding carbohydrate ABC transporter permease translates to MTASVDTRRIGALQRMRRAQLRGEGRVGSIIVLVLATVAVLTPFVWVISLSFTPESEAFGSVSLLPANPTVDNYTTAFVDADLARALANSALVAGVSVATNAIFAVLAGYAFAMLPFPGNKAVFYTLISTAAIPISVTLIPLFLMARGVPLAGGNDILGQGGSGLLDTLAGVVLPYVIMPMNIFLARQYFLSAPLELGEAARMDGAGELRIFFRVYLPLARPLVAVVAIFAFTGVWDDFLWPLVVTSSAEVQTVQLALARFLGSGTVQYGPLMAGTVIATIPVLVVFLFNQRSFISGLSDGSVKG, encoded by the coding sequence ATGACGGCGTCGGTCGACACGCGCCGTATCGGCGCGCTCCAGCGGATGCGGCGCGCCCAGCTCCGGGGGGAGGGTCGCGTGGGCTCGATCATCGTGCTCGTGCTGGCGACCGTCGCGGTGCTGACGCCGTTCGTCTGGGTCATCTCCCTGTCCTTCACTCCCGAGAGCGAGGCGTTCGGCTCGGTGTCGCTGCTGCCGGCGAACCCCACCGTCGACAACTACACGACGGCCTTCGTCGACGCCGATCTCGCGCGCGCACTGGCGAACTCGGCGCTCGTGGCGGGGGTCTCGGTGGCGACGAATGCGATCTTCGCGGTGCTCGCGGGATACGCGTTCGCGATGCTGCCGTTCCCGGGCAACAAGGCGGTGTTCTACACGCTCATCTCCACCGCGGCCATCCCGATCTCGGTGACCCTGATCCCGCTGTTCCTCATGGCGCGGGGCGTGCCCCTCGCCGGCGGCAACGACATCCTCGGTCAGGGCGGGAGCGGGCTCCTCGACACCCTGGCGGGGGTGGTGCTGCCCTACGTGATCATGCCCATGAACATCTTCCTCGCCCGGCAGTACTTCCTCTCCGCTCCGCTCGAGCTGGGGGAGGCCGCCCGCATGGACGGCGCGGGCGAGCTGCGGATCTTCTTCCGCGTCTACCTGCCGCTGGCGCGGCCCCTCGTCGCGGTCGTCGCGATCTTCGCCTTCACGGGCGTGTGGGACGACTTCCTCTGGCCTCTGGTCGTGACCAGCTCTGCGGAGGTGCAGACCGTCCAGCTGGCTCTCGCCCGATTCCTCGGCAGCGGCACCGTGCAGTACGGGCCGCTGATGGCGGGCACCGTCATCGCCACGATCCCCGTACTCGTGGTGTTCCTGTTCAACCAACGCAGCTTCATCTCCGGTCTCTCCGACGGCAGCGTCAAGGGCTGA
- a CDS encoding carbohydrate ABC transporter permease has product MAVTDLVVPVGASPEEPTGTARPARRKTKKWNRLAVCGLLFVLPAGLYVLVFQLVPVVYGLVLSFTSYSPLSRKGPEFTGFDNYAALLTDGDFANALLVTGRYVLQVLPITVVLALFLAILVNRPFRGVGLFRSALYVPHIVSLTAVSIVWLWMYSQTGLVNEILGALGLSGQSWLLSADSALNAVSAMRIWKALGSNMVLLLAGLQSIPRDLYEAAKVDGAGKWATFRHITLPGLRPMLVYVVAMDIIYLAQGFAEIYVLTQGGPLESTTTVNYLIYTEAFQYNQLGSASAMAFVLFAFIVGFSVLTVRGISGRRAS; this is encoded by the coding sequence ATGGCCGTGACCGATCTCGTCGTCCCGGTGGGGGCCTCTCCGGAGGAGCCCACCGGGACGGCCCGCCCCGCACGCAGGAAGACGAAGAAGTGGAACCGCCTCGCTGTCTGCGGGCTGCTCTTCGTCCTCCCCGCGGGTCTGTACGTTCTCGTCTTCCAGCTCGTTCCCGTCGTGTACGGCCTCGTCCTGTCGTTCACGAGCTACAGCCCGCTGAGCCGCAAGGGCCCGGAATTCACCGGGTTCGACAACTACGCCGCCCTCCTCACCGACGGCGACTTCGCCAACGCGCTCCTCGTCACCGGTCGTTACGTGCTTCAGGTCCTGCCGATCACGGTCGTGCTCGCTCTGTTCCTGGCGATCCTGGTGAATCGGCCGTTCCGGGGCGTGGGGCTCTTCCGATCAGCGCTCTACGTGCCGCACATCGTGTCGCTCACCGCGGTGAGCATCGTCTGGCTCTGGATGTACTCGCAGACCGGGCTGGTCAACGAGATCCTCGGAGCGTTGGGTCTGTCCGGTCAGTCGTGGCTGCTCTCCGCCGATTCGGCGTTGAACGCCGTCTCGGCCATGCGCATATGGAAGGCGCTCGGCAGCAACATGGTGCTGTTGCTGGCGGGGCTCCAGTCGATCCCGCGCGACCTGTACGAGGCCGCCAAGGTCGACGGGGCAGGGAAGTGGGCGACCTTCCGCCACATCACGCTGCCCGGCCTCCGACCGATGCTGGTCTACGTCGTGGCGATGGACATCATCTACCTGGCGCAGGGCTTCGCCGAGATCTACGTGCTCACCCAGGGCGGACCCCTCGAGAGCACGACGACGGTCAACTACCTCATCTACACGGAGGCGTTCCAGTACAACCAGCTCGGCTCGGCTTCCGCGATGGCGTTCGTGCTGTTCGCGTTCATCGTCGGGTTCTCGGTGCTCACCGTGCGCGGGATCTCGGGTCGGAGGGCGTCATGA
- a CDS encoding ABC transporter substrate-binding protein gives MDVRPSPRRHGRSVVAALALGATAVLALAGCSSPGGSGGTEEQTLTVWFPGTNPDEQKLVNDTLVPRFEEETGAQVEVTFVDWGDISTKLNSAFAAGTAPDVFGHGPAAAADFVANDRILNLDDDVANLSDDDREDLAAALPGGQVDGSQYLIPLSLQGYLVMYDAEAFAAAGLDPDDPPSTWEEIRDAAETLTERDGSGAITRSGLLLPSQALARQQSFLTLLAGEGGTLLDEAGSEATFASDEGVDALDFFAGLYSGDDAVSTGLGEDYLNAPAAQQPLVLGTAAMTVQSSSGMEKILEAAPDKDLRVMPALAFGDNDPAAFGGAGPGLMINSDTDHADLAWEFITYMLSPDVGTEYTEGIGAVPVRASAAESDYAKNSPVISMFLSQTDRFVANPNVVGWTQVRDALDSSIEQALNGTPARDALESAATETDEILEANG, from the coding sequence ATGGACGTTAGACCCTCCCCTCGCCGGCACGGCCGATCCGTCGTGGCCGCTCTCGCGCTCGGCGCGACCGCGGTCCTGGCGCTGGCCGGCTGCTCCAGCCCCGGCGGCTCGGGCGGCACCGAGGAGCAGACCCTCACGGTCTGGTTCCCCGGCACCAACCCCGACGAGCAGAAGCTCGTGAACGACACCCTCGTGCCCCGGTTCGAGGAGGAGACCGGCGCGCAGGTCGAGGTCACCTTCGTGGACTGGGGCGACATCTCCACCAAGCTGAACTCCGCTTTCGCCGCGGGAACGGCGCCGGACGTGTTCGGTCATGGGCCGGCGGCCGCGGCCGACTTCGTGGCCAACGACCGCATCCTGAACCTCGACGACGACGTCGCGAACCTCAGCGACGACGATCGAGAGGACCTCGCAGCCGCACTCCCGGGGGGCCAGGTCGACGGCAGCCAGTACCTCATCCCGCTGTCGCTCCAGGGATACCTCGTGATGTACGACGCCGAGGCCTTCGCCGCGGCGGGCCTGGACCCCGACGATCCGCCGTCGACGTGGGAGGAGATCCGCGACGCTGCGGAGACGCTGACCGAGCGCGACGGTTCGGGAGCCATCACCCGCTCCGGCCTCCTCCTCCCCTCGCAGGCGCTGGCACGACAGCAGTCGTTCCTCACGCTCCTCGCCGGCGAGGGCGGCACTCTCCTCGACGAGGCGGGCTCCGAAGCGACGTTCGCCTCCGACGAGGGGGTCGACGCGCTCGACTTCTTCGCCGGCCTCTACTCGGGCGACGACGCGGTCTCGACCGGACTCGGCGAGGACTACCTGAATGCGCCCGCGGCTCAGCAGCCGCTCGTCCTCGGCACGGCGGCGATGACGGTGCAGAGCTCCAGCGGCATGGAGAAGATCCTCGAGGCCGCCCCCGACAAAGACCTCCGCGTGATGCCCGCCCTGGCGTTCGGAGACAACGACCCCGCTGCCTTCGGGGGAGCGGGCCCCGGGCTGATGATCAACTCCGACACCGACCACGCCGATCTCGCGTGGGAGTTCATCACCTACATGCTCTCCCCTGACGTGGGAACCGAGTACACCGAGGGCATCGGCGCCGTGCCGGTGCGCGCATCAGCCGCCGAGAGCGACTACGCGAAGAACAGCCCCGTGATCTCGATGTTCCTCTCGCAGACCGACAGGTTCGTGGCGAACCCGAACGTCGTGGGGTGGACCCAGGTGCGCGACGCGCTGGATTCGTCGATCGAGCAGGCGCTGAACGGCACGCCGGCGCGGGACGCGTTGGAGTCGGCGGCGACCGAGACCGATGAGATCCTCGAGGCGAACGGCTGA
- a CDS encoding LacI family DNA-binding transcriptional regulator, whose product MTSSKNPRQSDIARRAGVSQATVSLVLTGRAAASRIPEATQERIREAMVELDYVPNAAARSLRGGRNNLIGVHTFEPVFPVSPEDYYHEFLNGIEEEAVRAGLDLVLFASTQRPDGTRSIYGGGSNRLRLADGAIIFGFEKNDDELRRLSGEGYPFVFIGHREIPGVSIPYVTANYTDAMAPVVDLLVSAGHGDVAYFAVPARGLPQRERLDGFRLAATAAGLGVRVIEGAPSALDAHRVAEVFAAGATALVAETYELARALQASLDELGLDPASNVTAVSLDSDPRGDVFSHVHVPRREMGRRAVSLLLGVIAGDAGPDTVDTVDCEPPTPETVRAPSAVVAPR is encoded by the coding sequence GTGACCTCGTCCAAGAATCCCCGTCAGAGCGACATCGCCCGGCGCGCCGGCGTCTCGCAGGCGACGGTGTCGCTGGTGCTGACCGGTCGCGCAGCGGCCAGCCGCATCCCGGAGGCGACGCAGGAGCGCATCCGTGAAGCCATGGTCGAGCTCGACTACGTGCCGAACGCGGCCGCACGTTCCCTGCGGGGCGGTCGCAACAACCTCATCGGGGTGCACACCTTCGAGCCGGTGTTCCCGGTGTCGCCCGAGGACTACTACCACGAGTTCCTCAACGGCATCGAAGAGGAGGCGGTGCGCGCGGGGCTCGACCTCGTGCTGTTCGCGTCGACGCAGCGGCCCGACGGCACGCGCTCGATCTACGGCGGCGGCAGCAACCGGCTGCGCCTCGCGGACGGCGCGATCATCTTCGGGTTCGAGAAGAACGACGACGAACTCCGCCGCCTCAGCGGCGAGGGGTACCCCTTCGTCTTCATCGGCCACCGTGAGATCCCGGGCGTCAGCATCCCCTACGTCACCGCGAACTACACCGACGCCATGGCCCCTGTCGTCGACCTGCTCGTCTCGGCGGGACACGGCGACGTCGCGTACTTCGCGGTGCCCGCGCGCGGACTCCCCCAGCGGGAGCGCCTCGACGGATTCCGGCTCGCCGCGACCGCCGCGGGCCTGGGCGTCCGGGTGATCGAAGGTGCGCCGTCCGCCCTCGACGCCCATCGCGTCGCCGAGGTCTTCGCCGCCGGAGCCACGGCCCTCGTTGCGGAGACCTACGAGCTCGCACGGGCGCTGCAGGCGAGTCTCGACGAACTCGGGCTCGACCCAGCGTCGAACGTCACCGCAGTGAGCCTCGACTCCGATCCCCGTGGCGACGTCTTCAGTCACGTTCACGTGCCGCGGCGCGAGATGGGGCGCAGAGCGGTCTCGCTCCTCCTTGGCGTCATCGCGGGAGACGCCGGGCCCGACACGGTCGACACGGTCGACTGCGAACCGCCGACACCGGAGACGGTCCGCGCCCCCTCGGCCGTCGTCGCCCCCCGCTGA
- a CDS encoding family 16 glycoside hydrolase — protein sequence MRPATRRFAPLLAAALLAATLTAIPAEPAAAVGSTYYVDAASGSDSNSGGAPASAWKTLAKVNATTLGPGDQVLLRAGQVWLNQYLDLRGSGTASSPIVVGSYGSGARPRIDFGNTSVGGEGFGVRITNGSFWHVQNLEITSGTQAASLRRNGILILGAGAGGGAFSHIRVVNNWIHHIYGNDRRSGGINIHARQSSGAVESTWDDVLIQDNIVDDVADTGIQTMTDSLLSGSTWTHRIDAFTRLVIRGNAVTAIHRDGILARASTGALVERNTTDRVGTYTTADTAVVKYLPAVSVVAAQWAYSSDRATFQYNQASRTRRIDGDGQPWDFDVDVTNSVYQYNYSYLNEGGTLLLMNDTSGNVFRYNISQDDLDRSGGAFSIPFGGGSLDVYNNVIFRSAGSTGRLTTSNSAGVATYRNNVFYNLGTGTYGVGGGASYASNTFYGANTTVAPDAARLTADPGFAAPGGATSISDAAAAYTLAAGSASRDSGLTITGNGGLDFSGRLLPGAGVDRGAVEGTPATALSATADFEGGSLAGWTSVVGLWTSEGIPGSLTSQAATAESIASAGSTAWSDYTAEARISIDSPSGNAGVLFRYTDASNFLMLRLNDATGAVELYRRSGGTFTLLASAAVDVTPGRFVSLRVDARGSTATGWVDGVPLVTWTNAAGGFATGKVGVRAAASAARVDAVTVRG from the coding sequence ATGAGACCTGCCACACGACGATTCGCCCCGCTGCTCGCGGCCGCGCTTCTCGCCGCAACGCTCACCGCCATCCCGGCCGAACCCGCCGCGGCCGTCGGCTCGACCTACTACGTCGACGCCGCATCCGGCTCCGACTCCAATTCCGGCGGGGCGCCCGCATCCGCCTGGAAGACCCTCGCCAAGGTGAACGCGACGACTCTCGGCCCCGGTGACCAGGTGCTCCTGCGGGCCGGACAGGTGTGGCTGAATCAGTACCTCGACCTTCGGGGGTCGGGCACCGCCTCCTCCCCCATCGTCGTCGGAAGCTACGGGTCGGGGGCACGCCCGCGCATCGATTTCGGGAACACCTCCGTCGGGGGCGAGGGGTTCGGCGTGCGCATCACCAACGGGTCGTTCTGGCACGTGCAGAACCTCGAGATCACCAGCGGCACGCAGGCGGCCTCGTTGCGTCGCAACGGCATCCTCATCCTCGGTGCCGGCGCCGGGGGCGGCGCGTTCTCCCACATCCGGGTCGTGAACAACTGGATCCACCACATCTACGGCAACGACCGCCGCAGCGGCGGCATCAACATCCACGCGCGCCAGTCGTCGGGGGCCGTGGAGAGCACGTGGGACGACGTCCTCATCCAGGACAACATCGTCGACGACGTCGCGGACACCGGCATCCAGACGATGACCGATTCTCTGCTCAGCGGTTCGACGTGGACGCACCGCATCGACGCGTTCACCCGTCTCGTGATCCGAGGCAATGCGGTCACGGCGATCCACCGCGACGGAATCCTCGCCCGCGCCTCGACCGGCGCTCTCGTCGAACGCAATACGACGGATCGGGTCGGCACGTACACCACCGCCGACACCGCGGTCGTGAAGTACCTGCCGGCCGTCAGCGTCGTCGCCGCCCAGTGGGCCTATTCGAGCGATCGGGCGACGTTCCAGTACAACCAGGCCTCGCGGACGCGCCGCATCGACGGCGACGGACAGCCCTGGGACTTCGACGTCGACGTCACCAACAGCGTCTACCAGTACAACTACAGCTATCTCAACGAGGGCGGCACTCTGCTGCTGATGAACGACACGTCGGGCAACGTCTTCCGGTACAACATCTCGCAGGACGACCTCGATCGGTCCGGCGGCGCTTTCAGCATCCCGTTCGGAGGCGGCTCGCTCGACGTCTACAACAACGTCATCTTCCGATCGGCCGGGAGCACCGGGCGCCTGACGACGTCGAACTCGGCGGGCGTCGCGACCTACCGCAACAACGTCTTCTACAACCTCGGCACCGGCACCTACGGCGTCGGCGGGGGCGCGTCGTACGCGTCGAACACGTTCTACGGCGCGAATACGACGGTGGCACCGGATGCTGCGCGACTCACCGCCGACCCCGGTTTCGCGGCTCCGGGCGGGGCGACCTCGATCTCAGACGCCGCCGCGGCGTACACGCTCGCCGCCGGTTCCGCGTCCCGCGACTCCGGACTGACGATCACCGGCAACGGCGGCCTGGACTTCAGCGGCAGGCTGCTCCCCGGCGCCGGTGTCGACCGGGGTGCGGTGGAGGGCACTCCCGCCACGGCGCTCTCGGCGACAGCGGACTTCGAGGGCGGCTCGCTCGCCGGCTGGACCTCCGTCGTGGGGCTGTGGACGTCGGAGGGGATACCCGGGTCGCTGACCTCGCAGGCCGCGACGGCGGAGTCCATCGCGTCGGCGGGCTCGACCGCGTGGTCGGACTACACGGCCGAGGCCCGCATCAGCATCGACTCGCCCTCGGGCAACGCCGGCGTCCTCTTCCGTTACACGGACGCGTCGAACTTCCTCATGCTGCGCCTCAACGACGCGACCGGCGCGGTCGAGCTGTACCGCCGAAGCGGCGGAACGTTCACCCTCCTCGCCTCGGCCGCGGTCGACGTGACACCGGGCCGATTCGTGTCGCTGCGGGTGGACGCGCGCGGGTCGACGGCGACCGGATGGGTCGACGGCGTGCCGCTCGTGACGTGGACGAACGCGGCGGGCGGTTTCGCCACCGGCAAGGTCGGGGTGCGCGCGGCCGCATCGGCGGCTCGCGTCGACGCCGTGACGGTGCGGGGGTGA
- the recQ gene encoding DNA helicase RecQ, translating to MTPGPDRDPEAGVAIDPYDGYEWNPDEFAPPDDFDAPPPPEPQGFGGAPARPAGPGDPGRRASNAPESAASVARRATARRDFTGRDPREVLHEVYGYDRFRADQADIVAQVIGGGDAVVLMPTGGGKSVTYQVPALVRPGTGLVVSPLIALMHDQVEALIANGVRAAFLNSTQGADERRATEQAYLAGELDLLYVAPERLNTASALSLLQRGKLSVIAIDEAHCVSQWGHDFRPDYLALGDLAERFPGVPRMALTATATPATAREIVERLQLPDARRFVASFDRPNIQYRIEPKVDQRRQLVSFIRSVQQTEGADASSAPAGIVYALSRKSVEQTADYLRGQGIDALPYHAGLPTDVRATNQSRFLRDDGVVMVATIAFGMGIDKPDVRFVAHIDLPKSVEGYYQETGRAGRDGEPSVVWMAYGLGDVVQQRRMIDQSPGDRTYKMRLGQHLDAMLALCETVACRRQNLLDYFGEASEPCGNCDTCLQPPETWDGLVAAQKLLSTIVRLQRERGQAFGAGHLIDILRGAKTERITQQGHDKLATYGIGADLSDQDWRSVVRQLLARQILVAQGDYGTLALSEASGGVLRGEAPVPLRRDVLGRSGASGGSRVRKSSSADAVAAGDRDLFEALRAWRAEQAREQGVPAYIVFGDATLRALAAARPGSLADLDGVTGIGAKKREAYGEGVLAVVATH from the coding sequence GTGACTCCCGGACCCGATCGCGACCCCGAGGCGGGCGTGGCGATCGACCCGTACGACGGCTACGAGTGGAACCCCGACGAGTTCGCGCCGCCCGACGACTTCGACGCGCCGCCTCCGCCCGAGCCCCAGGGCTTCGGCGGCGCTCCCGCGCGGCCGGCCGGTCCGGGCGATCCGGGCCGCCGCGCGTCGAACGCGCCCGAGTCCGCGGCATCCGTCGCCCGCAGGGCCACCGCCCGTCGCGACTTCACCGGCCGCGACCCGCGCGAGGTGTTGCACGAGGTCTACGGCTACGACCGGTTCCGCGCCGACCAGGCCGACATCGTCGCCCAGGTGATCGGCGGGGGCGACGCGGTCGTGCTCATGCCCACCGGCGGTGGCAAGAGCGTGACGTACCAGGTGCCCGCACTCGTGCGCCCGGGCACGGGGCTCGTGGTGAGCCCCCTCATCGCCCTCATGCACGACCAGGTCGAGGCCCTCATCGCCAACGGCGTGCGCGCCGCCTTCCTCAACTCCACGCAGGGCGCCGACGAGCGCCGTGCCACCGAGCAGGCCTACCTCGCCGGAGAGCTCGACCTGCTCTACGTCGCACCCGAGCGGTTGAACACCGCGTCGGCGCTCTCGCTGCTGCAGCGCGGAAAGCTCAGCGTCATCGCGATCGACGAGGCGCATTGCGTGTCGCAGTGGGGCCACGACTTCCGCCCCGACTACCTCGCTCTCGGCGACCTCGCCGAACGCTTCCCCGGCGTCCCGCGCATGGCGCTCACCGCCACCGCGACCCCCGCCACCGCGCGAGAGATCGTCGAGCGGCTGCAGCTGCCCGACGCCCGTCGCTTCGTGGCGAGCTTCGACCGCCCGAACATCCAGTACCGCATCGAGCCGAAGGTCGACCAGCGCCGGCAGCTGGTCTCCTTCATCCGCTCGGTGCAGCAGACCGAGGGGGCGGATGCATCGTCGGCACCGGCGGGCATCGTCTACGCCCTCAGCCGCAAGAGCGTCGAGCAGACCGCCGACTACCTCCGGGGTCAGGGCATCGATGCGCTGCCCTACCACGCGGGTCTTCCGACCGATGTCCGCGCGACCAACCAGTCGCGGTTCCTCCGTGACGACGGGGTCGTCATGGTCGCCACGATCGCCTTCGGGATGGGTATCGACAAGCCCGACGTGCGGTTCGTCGCGCACATCGATCTGCCCAAGTCGGTCGAGGGCTACTACCAGGAGACGGGCCGAGCCGGTCGAGACGGCGAGCCGTCGGTCGTGTGGATGGCGTACGGTCTCGGCGACGTCGTGCAGCAGCGGCGCATGATCGACCAGTCGCCGGGCGACCGCACCTACAAGATGCGGCTCGGCCAGCATCTCGACGCGATGCTGGCGCTGTGCGAGACGGTGGCCTGCCGGCGACAGAACCTGCTCGACTACTTCGGCGAAGCATCCGAACCCTGCGGCAACTGCGACACCTGTCTGCAGCCCCCCGAGACGTGGGACGGCCTGGTCGCGGCGCAGAAGCTGCTCTCCACGATCGTGCGCCTGCAGCGCGAGCGCGGCCAGGCGTTCGGCGCGGGCCATCTCATCGACATCCTGCGTGGCGCGAAGACCGAGCGCATCACGCAGCAGGGGCACGACAAGCTCGCGACCTACGGCATCGGCGCCGATCTGTCCGACCAGGACTGGCGCAGCGTCGTGCGGCAGCTGCTCGCCCGGCAGATCCTCGTCGCCCAGGGCGACTACGGCACGCTCGCCCTGAGTGAGGCCAGCGGGGGAGTGCTCCGCGGCGAGGCGCCGGTGCCGCTGCGCCGAGACGTGCTCGGCCGCAGCGGCGCGTCGGGCGGTTCGCGGGTGCGCAAGTCGTCGTCGGCGGATGCCGTCGCCGCGGGTGATCGCGACCTCTTCGAGGCGCTCCGGGCGTGGCGTGCCGAACAGGCCCGCGAGCAGGGGGTCCCCGCCTACATCGTGTTCGGCGACGCCACACTGCGCGCGTTGGCTGCGGCGCGTCCGGGGTCGCTCGCCGATCTCGACGGCGTTACCGGCATCGGTGCGAAGAAGCGCGAAGCCTACGGCGAGGGCGTTCTCGCCGTCGTCGCCACGCACTGA
- a CDS encoding GNAT family N-acetyltransferase, which produces MTLETRVTRNDETSRYEIHVGDVVGGFAEFLTSRSGRVIITHTELDPQFKGQGLGSILAGEALADLARRGEVVVPRCPFIAHYLKGNDVAGLVVDWPDDSDAAESATPGEQSS; this is translated from the coding sequence ATGACCCTCGAGACCCGCGTCACCCGCAACGACGAGACGTCGCGGTACGAGATCCACGTCGGAGACGTCGTCGGCGGTTTCGCCGAGTTCCTGACCTCGCGCAGCGGCCGCGTCATCATCACCCACACCGAGCTCGACCCGCAGTTCAAGGGTCAGGGACTCGGATCGATCCTCGCCGGCGAGGCGCTGGCAGATCTCGCCCGTCGCGGCGAGGTGGTGGTGCCACGATGCCCGTTCATCGCGCACTACCTCAAGGGCAACGACGTCGCCGGCCTGGTCGTCGACTGGCCCGACGACTCCGACGCCGCCGAGTCGGCGACCCCGGGCGAACAGTCGTCGTGA